From Kribbella amoyensis:
CCCCTCGACCTGGTACTGCCGCAGCGTCTCGTCGCCCTGCGGCTGTCCGTCGGTCGGGTTCTGCCGGTGCCAGGACGCGTGGAAGTAGCCGAGATCGTCCTGCGCACCGTCGAACAGCTCGTAGTCGATGTAGAAGTAGAAGAACACCGGCACCTCGGACAGCTCCGAGATCAGCTCGACCCTCGCCCGGGACCCGAACGGCATGTGGAACCAGGAGTTGAACCCCTTGCCGTCCTGCGGGCTCATCTGCAGCGGCGCGCTGACGAAGTTCACCGTCTTGCCGAAGCCGACGCCGAAGAAGTCGCCGAGCGGAACCAGCACGCTCGGCCCGGGCTGGTCGTCCCAGGTGATCTTCAGGACCAGCTTGCGCAGGTAGTCGCCCTCCGCCTCGTCCGGTCCCCACGCGGTGTCCCGGGCGACCGTGCACCAGATGTGGTTGATCGAGCCTGGCCCGGTCAGGTCGGCCAGCACCGCGGTCTCCCCCGGGCGGACCGTCAGCCGGTCGTCGTTGCCGCCGGAGCGGTCCCAGGAGGACGCCCGCCGGCGGCGCGAGCTCCGCAACCGCGGGAGATCACGCAGACTGCTGCCGTAGTCGCCGTACATACGCGCCTTTCGTCACTTGAGGCCGGTGGTCTTCATCGCGTCGACCAGGCGCTTCTGGCCGGCCACGAACACCACGACGGTCGGGATCGCCGCGATCACCGCGGCGGCGAGGATCAGGTTCCAGGCCGAGGCGTACTGCCCCTGCATGCCGGAGATGCCGAGCTGGATCACCCGCAGGTCGGGATTGCGGGTGATGGTCAGCGGCCAGAGGAACGCGTTCCAGTTGGCCAGGAAGAACAGCACCGACAGGGACGCGAGCACCGGCCGGCTGAGCGGCAGGATGACACTCCAGTACCGCCGCCAGTAGCCGCAGCCGTCCAGGTCGGCGGCCTCCTCCAGCTCCCGCGGGATGTTCAGGTAGTACTGCCGGAGCAGGAAGATCCCGAACGCGTGGAAGATGCTCGGCACGATCAGGCCGGCGTAACTGTCCAGCAGGTTGAGCTGCTTGGCCACCAGGAACAACGGCACCAGGATCACCGGCAGCGACACCAGCAGCGTCGACATGATGCCGGAGAAGATGATGCCGCGGCCGGGGAACCGCAGCCGGGCCAGCGCGTACGCGGCCATCGAGTGGAAGAACAACGCCACCACGGTGACCACCACCGAGACGATCGCGCTGTTCATCAGGAACATCGGCAGCGGGATCTTGAACAGGACGTACCGCAGGTTCTCCAGCGTCCACGCCGACGGCCAGCCGAACGAGAACACGTCCTCGGCCGGCTTCAGCGCGCTGATCAGGATCCACAGCAGCGGAGCGACCGCGATGCTCGCCAGGACGTGGGCGAGGAGCGGGAAGAAGAACTTAGTCCTCATCGAAGCGGCCTCCCTTGGTGAAGGCGAACATCAGGCCGGTACACGCCACCAGGAGCGCCACGACCACGGTGGTGAGCGCCGCCGCGTACCCCATGTTGTTGAAGGTGAAGGCCTGCTCGTAGATGTACAGCACGACCGTACTGGTCGCCCGCGCCGGACCGCCCTTGGTGAGGACGAAGACCAGGTCGAACGCCTGCAGGCCGGTGACCGCGCCGATGGTGGAGTTCACCACCACGAAGAAGCTGGTCGGCCGCATCAACGGCCAGATCACGTACCGGAACCGCTGCCAGGTGCTCGCACCGTCGATCTGCGCGGCGTCCTCGAGCTCCTTCGGCACGTCCTTGAGGCCGGCGAGCAGGACCAGCATCTGGTACCCCATCACGAACCAGACGCTGATCACCACATAGGTGCCCAGAGCAAGCGATGGAGTGCCGAGGAAGGACACGTCACCGAGTCCGAGCGGTGAGAGCAACCGGGAGATCGCGCCGCGCTTGTCGACCAGCAGGAACTGCCAGATCAGCGCGACCACAACGAGACTGACGACGTGCGGCAGGAAGAACGCCGACCGGACCCAGCCGATCCCGCGGAAGTGGTTCCGCACCAGCATGGCGAGCGCGAAGCTGATCACGAACGCGATCGGGACGAACGTGACGACGTAGATCGCGGTGATCTTCAGCGACGACCAGAGCTGGTCGTCGGATCCCATCAGCTGGTAGTTCGCCAGGCCGACGTACTGGTAGTTGCCGAAGCCGTCGACCTTGAAGAAGGCGACACCGAAGGCGAGCACCATCGGCACCGCGACGAAGGCGAGCAGACCGAGGACGTCCGGCGCGAGGAAGGCGTACGCCGCCAGCGCCTCGCGCCGCTTCTTCGTCATCGGCACCTTGGGCCGCGGCGCCGAGGTCTTCGCCCGCGGCTTGGACGGGGCTGTTGTCGTGGTGACCATCAGCTGATGGGCGCGCCCTGGTAGGTCTTCAGGAACGTGTCGATCTTGGCCGCCGCGTCCGCCGCCGCCTTCGCCGGGTCGGCCGCGTTCAGCTGGCAGGCCTGGATCGCGTCCGCGACCGGCTGGTACACCTCCGGTGGGAACCGCGGCTCCGGCTGACCGGTCGGCGCGATCTCGGTGACGAACTTCTTCAGCACCCCGGACTCGAAGGTGCCCTTGGCATCGGCGGCCTTCTGCACCGACTTGCGCGGCGGCACGTTCGTCTTCACCACCGTGTTCCACTGCCGCTGCCGTTCGACGCCCTCGGCATCGGTCGAGCCGAGCGCCCAGGCGATGAACTTGGCCGCGGCCTCCGGGTTCTTGCCCTTGGCGTTCGCGACGAACGCCCAGCCGCCGAGGTCGGTGGCCGGCTTGCCGCCGGACGGGGTCGGGTGCGGGATGATGCCGTACTTGAAGTTCTTGGCCTTCGCCTGCATGTCCGCGACCGCCCAGATCCCGCTCTGCTGCATCGCGGCCGCGCCGGAACCGAGGTTCGACACCACGTCGCCGCCGCCGTCGCCGAGGGCCTTGCGCGGGGCCACCTTGTTCTTGATCGTGTCCTGCCAGAACTTCAGCGCCTGCACCGCGGCCGGTGAGTCGAAGGCCACCTTGCCGTCCTTGATCACGGCGCCGTCGCCCTGCCAGAGGAACGGGTACCAGGTGAAGTTCTGGTAGTAGCCGGGCAACGTCTCGAACATCACCCCGTACCGGTCCTTGCCGGTCAGCTTCTCCGCCACCGCCAGGGTCTGGTCCCAGGTCTTCGGCAGGTCGGCCTCGGACAGCCCGGCCTTCTCGAACGCGGTCTCGCTGTAGTACAACGCGAGCGGCTCGATCTCCATCGGCAGGCCGTACACCTTGCCGTCCACCGAGCGGGCCTCCAGCAGGCCGGGCAGGTAGTCGGCCTTCGACTCGTCGGGCAGCGCGGACGACAGGTCCTGCAGCACTCCGCCGTTGTAGTAGCGCAGGAAGTCGCCAGGGCTGATCAGGAAGATGTCGGGTCCCTCGCCGGACTGGAACGCGGTCTGCAGCGTGGTCCCGTTCAGGTAGTCCTTGCCGGGGATGTAGCGCAGCTTGACCTTGACCTCGTTGTTGGCGTTCCACTTCTCGGCCAGGTCGACGAACCACTTGCTCTGCGGACCCTGGTCGTCGGACGGGCCGTAGAAGTTCCAGAACGACATCTCCTTGCCGTCGCCGCCACCACCGGCGTCACCTCCACAGGCGGTCAGCAGCGGGCCGGCGACCGCCGAGGCCGCCAGCGCGCCGAGACCACCGCGCAGCACGGATCGCCGGCTGACCGGCTGGGAGAAGAGAGGAGTTGCGGACATCAGGGGCTCCAGGGGTCGCGTGTCCGGGAGTGGATCCGGTGGGCAATCGATTTCTCGCAATCTACGAGGGACGGCGTGAACGGTCAAGAGTCGGCCGCCCGCGAATTCGCACAGTGGGCCGGTCCGCCTTGTTTTACGCAGATTTCACCCGTTGACACCGCTCGGTCCGGCTGCCTACTCTTCGGAAATCGATTTCTGACCACCTGACCGGAAAGCGGGTCGAGGATGCCAGTAGTGCCGAACCGTGCGGAGCGCCCCGCCGCCGAGCGGCAACAGCTCGTGGAACTGCCCGGAGACCTTGTCACCCAAGGGCTGGCGGCCGCCCGGACCGCGATCGAGACCGAGGCCGCGGCGGTGTCCGCGCTGGCCGATCGGCTGGACGACGTTTTCCTGGAAGTCCTCACCGCGATCGCCGCGTGCGAGGGCCACCTGGTCGTCACCGGGCTCGGCAAGTCCGGCCTGGTCGGGCGCAAGATCGCCGCCACGCTGGCCTCGACCGGTACGCCGGCCACGTTCATCCACGCCGGCGACGCCCTGCACGGCGACTCCGGCGCGGTGACCGAGCGGGACCTGGTCCTCGCCCTGTCCGCGTCCGGTGAGACCGCCGAGGTGTGCGCGTTCGCCCGGATGCTCGGCGACCGGCGGATCCCGGTGATCGCGATGACCGGGCGCGAGGACTCCACGCTGGCCCAGTTGGCGACGTACACGCTGGACACGATGGTGCCGCGCGAGGCCGACCCGTTGAACCTGGCCCCGACCGCGTCGACCACGGCCGCGCTGGTGATGGGCGACGCGCTCGCCTGCGCGCTCGTCGTCCTGCGCGAGTTCACCCACCACGACTTCGCCCGCTTCCATCCGTCCGGGGCGCTCGGCCGCAAACTGCTGGGAGAGCAGGTATGAGCGGGTACGACGTGTGCGTGCTCGGGTCGTTCATGAAGGACCTGGTGGCGACCGCGGAACGCCGGCCGCTGCCCGGGGAGACGTTGCACGGCACCGGATTCGCGGAGTTCCTCGGCGGCAAAGGCGTGAACCAGGCGATCGCCGCGGCCCGGATGGGTGCGCGCACCGCGATCGTCGGCACCATCGGCGAGGACCGGTACGGCGAGGAGTTCCTCGACCTGCTGAGTACCGACGGCGTGGACACCGGCTGGGTGGTCCGGCACCCGGAGCTCGGGACCGGCGTCGGCCTGCCGCTGGTCCTGCCCGACGGCAGCAACTCGATCATCATCGTGTCCCGCGCGAACGCGGCGATCACCCCGGACGACATCGCGGCCGCCGGCGAGGTGCTCACCGGCAGCCGGGTCCTGAGCGTCCAACTCGAACTCCCGGTCGAGGCGAGCCGAGCTGCCCTCCAGCTCGCCTCGACCGCGGGGGCGACCACGATCCTCACCCCGGCCCCGGTCGGTCCGGTCGACGCCTCGCTCGCGCGGTACGTCGACATCCTGGTACCGAACGAGGTGGAGGCCGCGGCGCTGACCGGGCTCGATTGCGACGACGAGTCGCAGGTCCCGGTGATCGCGCGCAAGCTCGCCGAGGAGTGGGACCTGCGCGGTTGCGTGGTGACGCTGGGTTCCCGCGGCGCGTTCGTGCTCGACCGGGAGCGGGACCTCGAGCTCCGGGTCGCACCGCACCGGGTCGCGACCGTCGACACGGTCGGCGCCGGGGACGCCTTCTGCGGGTCGCTCGCCGCTTCATTGGCCGAGGGCGCCGCCCTCGCCGACGCGGTACGCCTCGCGAACGCCGCCGGAGCGCTGTCCACCACCGTCAACGGCGCCGCCGACTCCGCACCGAACCGGTCCGACGCCCAGGCTCTCCTGGACGCGACGGCCGCCAACGCCTCCTCAATGGCCGCCGCTCCGCCTGAGGCGTGAGACGCTAGTGCCGTCCAGACGGCAGGCGGCGAACACCAGGCGGGGAGCGAGCATGACGACGATCTACGACGTCGCGCGTAGATCCGGGGTGTCTCCGGCGACCGTTTCGCGGGTCCTGAGCGGCCGGCGCAACGTGGACCCGGAGCTGTCCGAGAAGGTCCGCGCGGCGGTGGCCGAGCTCGGCTACCGCCCGAACGGCGTCGCCCGGAACCTGCGTCGCGCCAGTACGAACCTGTGGGCCGTGGTCATCTCCGACATCGAGAACCCGTTCTTCACCTCACTGGTCCGCGGTCTCGAGGACGTCGCGCAGACCGAGGGGTACCACGTGGTGCTCTGCAACTCCGACGAGGACCCGGCCAAGGAGGCGGCGTACTCCTCGGCGGTGCTGACCGAGCAGATGGCCGGCGTGGTGATCTCGCCGACCTCGACCGCCGAGGGCGTCCAGCAGCTCGCCGACGCGAAGACCCCGATGGTGCTGATCGACCGCCGGGTGGAGGGCGTCGAGGCGGACACCGTCCTGGTCGACAACGAACACGGTGCCGCCGAAGGCGTGAAACACCTGATCGACGGCGGGTACCAGCGGATCGCCTGTATCACCGGCCCGCGCCGGGTGAGTACGGCGATGGACCGCCTGGCCGGGTACCGCGCGGCCTTGCGCAGCGCCGGAATCCGGTACAGCAAGGACCTGGTCCGGCACGCCGACTTCCGCGAGGCCGGCGGGTTCGCGGCGATGGAGAGCCTGCTCGACCTGCCCGAACCCCCCGAAGCCCTCTTCGTCACGAACAACCTGATGACCGTCGGCGCCCTGGAAGCCCTGGCCAAACGCGGCGTCCGAGCCCCCGACGACATCGCCGTGGTCGGCTTCGACGACATCCCCTGGGCCGACCTGGTCGTCCCCAGCCTCACCACCGTCGCCCAACCCACCTACGAACTGGGCCGAACCGCGGGTCTCCTCCTCAAAGACCGCATAGCAGCCCCAGGCCGCCCCCCGTCCACAGTCACCCTCCGCACCGAACTCCACATCCGAGCCACCTCAGCCCCGAAGCGCTGACGAATTGGCGGACGCCCAGCACTCACCAACTCAGCGGACAGCCTGTACCTAGGCGCCGGCGACGCTCACGCCGCGGTCGACCGCGAGGTTGGTAAGTGCTGCAGGTTCAGTGGAGTGGGGTGCCGCGAGCATGAGTACGGCCGCGGGATCGTGCGGCACGTTGGAATCGGCGGCGGAGAACTGCCAGTACTGCCGCATCTCCGCGGCAAGCAGTTCGCCCAACGCGTTTGGTCAGCGGCCCGACCGCGATCACCGTGGACGATCCGGCGAGCAGGTCGATCGCGTCGGCGTCGCTGATCCGCTCGCGCTCGAGGTCCGCGAGCAACGCGCCCTCGTGCCCGGCCCACCAGACCTCGGCCCCCGACCGCGGCTGCCCACGTCCCGGCGCGATCGGGCCCACGTCACGACCCGCGACCGCGGCGACCCGGGCCGCCATTCGCGCGCGCAGCACCACGTCGCCGTACCCGGTGGTCACGCCGGTCAGGGCGAGTTCGGGCGATCCGAGGACGACGACCAGAGCGAGGACGCCGTCCACGTCCGAGCCGAGATCGGTGTCGAAGACCAGAGACGTTGCCGTCAGCATCCTTCCGCGGGAGCGCCGGGGACCTGTGACCGAGCCTTCCCAAACCGGACGGGCCCGGTCAAGGCGCCGACCGAGGAGCGGGCGGGCGACGGCGGCCAGGGCCGGATCTGGCAGGCTTGGCGGCATGACTGAGACTCCCGCCACCCAGGCCTGGGGCTTCGGCCTGGCCACCGTGACCGCGTCGGGCACCGTCCTCGACGTCTGGTACCCCGCGCCCGAGCTGGGCGCCGCGCCCGCCGACGCGAAGGCCGCGGCCGAGCTGATCGCCGCCGAGGGCAACGACGACCTGCGCCGGGTCCGCCGGGTCGTGGTGCGCGCGGAGATCACCCTCGACGCGGCGCCGGCCGACACCGCCGACGCGTACCTGCGGCTGCACCTGCTGTCGCACCGGCTGGTCCGTCCGCACGGCGTCAACCTGGACGGCATCTTCGGCGCGCTGCCGAACAATGCCTGGACCTCGCACGGCCCGGTCCCGGTCGAGGACGTCGAGCAGGTCCGGCTCCGCGCCCGCGCCGCCGGGTACCACCTGAGCGTGACCAGCGTGGACAAGTTCCCGCGGATGACCGACTACGTCGTCCCGGCCGGGGTCCGGATCGCCGACGCGGACCGGGTCCGGCTCGGCGCGCACCTGGCGTCCGGGACCACGGTGATGCACGAGGGCTTCGTGAACTTCAACGCCGGCACCCTCGGGACGTCGATGGTCGAGGGCCGGATCGTGGCCGGGGTGGTGGTCGACGACGGCAGCGACATCGGCGCCGGCGCCTCGATCATGGGCACCCTGTCCGGCGGCGGCAAGCAGGTCATCTCGATCGGCAAGCGCTGCCTGCTCGGCGCCAACGGCGGGATCGGCATCTCGCTCGGCGACGACTGCGTGGTCGAGGCGGGCCTGTACGTGACCGCCGGCACCAAGGTCACCCTTCCGGACGGCAGCGTGGTCAAGGCCCGCGACCTGTCCGGCCAGCCGGGTCTGCTGTACCTGCGCAACTCCGTCACCGGTGCCGTCGAGGCGCGGCCGCGGCAGGGTGAGGGCATCACGCTGAACGAGGCTCTGCACGCCAACGCATGACGGACTCGATCCTGGGGTCATTCCTTCGGACCATTCCGGCCGCCGGCGGAAACCCGGCGGCCGTGCCGATCGTCAACTGTTCGTGATCGTCTCCACGGAACCCGGCAACCGGTCCCGCACGTTGGGACCGGTATGCCGTTGAAGAAGGGCGCCGTCGTCGCCGTAGGGGCCGTCGGCGCGCTCGGCCTGGCCGTCGCCGCCGGAATCGCCTCGATCGGCGGCAAGAGCTTCGGTCCGCTGCTGCCGCCGCCCGAGGAGTGCCGCGCGACCGTCAACGGCAACACGGTCGTCCTCGATCTCGAGCAGGCGGAGTCGGCGGCCGTCATCGCGGGCATCGCGGTCCGCCGCGGACTCCCGCCGCGCGCGGCCACGATCGCGCTGGCCACGGCGTACCAGGAGTCCGGCCTGCGCAACCTCAACCACGGTGACCGGGACTCGCTCGGCCTGTTCCAGCAGCGCCCGTCGATGGGCTGGGGGACGCCGGCGCAGGTCCGCGACCCGCACTACGCGGCGTGGAAGTTCTACGACGCGCTGGTGAAGGTGAAGAACTACCAGCAGCTCGCGGTGACGGTCGCGGCCGACAAGGTCCAGCGCAGCGCGTTCCCCAACGCGTACGCGGACCACGAGAACGACGCCCGCATCCTGGCGTCCGCGCTCACCGGGCAGTCGAAGGCCGTCTTCAGCTGCACGGTCGACCTGGCCTCGGCAAGCGTGGAGGCGGTCGGCAAGAACGGCCTCACCCCGCGCGCCGACGCGGTCCGCCGGGACGTGCTGAAGACCTTCGGCCCGGTACCCACCGGTGGGTACGCCGCGGGCGGGATCCGCTCGGGGCACATGGAGGGCTCGGCGCACTACGAAGGACGTGCGGTCGACCTCTTCGTCAAACCGATCTCCGCCGCGAACACGACCCGCGGCTGGGCGCTCGCGCAGTACCTGGTGGCGCACGCGGATCGGCTGAAGATCCGCACCGTCATCTTCAGCGACCGCATCTGGACCGCCGGCGGCCGCTCCGACAACGGCTGGCGCGAGTACACCCCACCGGACCGCCCCGGCAACCGCGACACCCTCCGCCACCTCGACCACGTCCACGTAGACGTCATCGAGGACTAGAACGACCCCTCACCCTTACCCTCGCCCTCTCCCCCGTAGCCGGTGCCGTGCGGGTGAGGCCGACTTTGGGCACCCACCAGCCACCGTCGAAGCCGCGAACCGCCTGACCCACGCACAAGGAAGCCTGCGGCGGGCGGCAAGCGCCTTGGAGTCTCGGGGCGCCGAGGCGGCGTGGCCGCCGTACGCGGGGGTGAGTGGCGAGGGTTAGAAGACCGCGGCGAGGCAGCGGGGCGGGGATACGCGGGGTGGATGGCTGCGGCGCGGCGGGGTGTGTTATCTCTGGCGAGTTCTTTGGTGGTCGGCGGGGCTGTTGCGTGGTTGGCGTGTTGCGGGACGTGCAGCGGTCGAACGACCCGCCAGCGGACCGCGTGCACTGTGCCAGCTCCTCACCTGCAACGCCCGCCATGAACCACGAACGCCTGGTCCCTGCCGCAGCGCCCTGGGTGGGAGCTGGGCTGGGCCAGGCGTTTCTG
This genomic window contains:
- a CDS encoding ribokinase; this translates as MSGYDVCVLGSFMKDLVATAERRPLPGETLHGTGFAEFLGGKGVNQAIAAARMGARTAIVGTIGEDRYGEEFLDLLSTDGVDTGWVVRHPELGTGVGLPLVLPDGSNSIIIVSRANAAITPDDIAAAGEVLTGSRVLSVQLELPVEASRAALQLASTAGATTILTPAPVGPVDASLARYVDILVPNEVEAAALTGLDCDDESQVPVIARKLAEEWDLRGCVVTLGSRGAFVLDRERDLELRVAPHRVATVDTVGAGDAFCGSLAASLAEGAALADAVRLANAAGALSTTVNGAADSAPNRSDAQALLDATAANASSMAAAPPEA
- a CDS encoding nucleoside hydrolase, giving the protein MLTATSLVFDTDLGSDVDGVLALVVVLGSPELALTGVTTGYGDVVLRARMAARVAAVAGRDVGPIAPGRGQPRSGAEVWWAGHEGALLADLERERISDADAIDLLAGSSTVIAVGPLTKRVGRTACRGDAAVLAVLRRRFQRAARSRGRTHARGTPLH
- a CDS encoding LacI family DNA-binding transcriptional regulator is translated as MTTIYDVARRSGVSPATVSRVLSGRRNVDPELSEKVRAAVAELGYRPNGVARNLRRASTNLWAVVISDIENPFFTSLVRGLEDVAQTEGYHVVLCNSDEDPAKEAAYSSAVLTEQMAGVVISPTSTAEGVQQLADAKTPMVLIDRRVEGVEADTVLVDNEHGAAEGVKHLIDGGYQRIACITGPRRVSTAMDRLAGYRAALRSAGIRYSKDLVRHADFREAGGFAAMESLLDLPEPPEALFVTNNLMTVGALEALAKRGVRAPDDIAVVGFDDIPWADLVVPSLTTVAQPTYELGRTAGLLLKDRIAAPGRPPSTVTLRTELHIRATSAPKR
- a CDS encoding KpsF/GutQ family sugar-phosphate isomerase — translated: MPNRAERPAAERQQLVELPGDLVTQGLAAARTAIETEAAAVSALADRLDDVFLEVLTAIAACEGHLVVTGLGKSGLVGRKIAATLASTGTPATFIHAGDALHGDSGAVTERDLVLALSASGETAEVCAFARMLGDRRIPVIAMTGREDSTLAQLATYTLDTMVPREADPLNLAPTASTTAALVMGDALACALVVLREFTHHDFARFHPSGALGRKLLGEQV
- a CDS encoding ABC transporter substrate-binding protein → MSATPLFSQPVSRRSVLRGGLGALAASAVAGPLLTACGGDAGGGGDGKEMSFWNFYGPSDDQGPQSKWFVDLAEKWNANNEVKVKLRYIPGKDYLNGTTLQTAFQSGEGPDIFLISPGDFLRYYNGGVLQDLSSALPDESKADYLPGLLEARSVDGKVYGLPMEIEPLALYYSETAFEKAGLSEADLPKTWDQTLAVAEKLTGKDRYGVMFETLPGYYQNFTWYPFLWQGDGAVIKDGKVAFDSPAAVQALKFWQDTIKNKVAPRKALGDGGGDVVSNLGSGAAAMQQSGIWAVADMQAKAKNFKYGIIPHPTPSGGKPATDLGGWAFVANAKGKNPEAAAKFIAWALGSTDAEGVERQRQWNTVVKTNVPPRKSVQKAADAKGTFESGVLKKFVTEIAPTGQPEPRFPPEVYQPVADAIQACQLNAADPAKAAADAAAKIDTFLKTYQGAPIS
- a CDS encoding carbohydrate ABC transporter permease; the encoded protein is MRTKFFFPLLAHVLASIAVAPLLWILISALKPAEDVFSFGWPSAWTLENLRYVLFKIPLPMFLMNSAIVSVVVTVVALFFHSMAAYALARLRFPGRGIIFSGIMSTLLVSLPVILVPLFLVAKQLNLLDSYAGLIVPSIFHAFGIFLLRQYYLNIPRELEEAADLDGCGYWRRYWSVILPLSRPVLASLSVLFFLANWNAFLWPLTITRNPDLRVIQLGISGMQGQYASAWNLILAAAVIAAIPTVVVFVAGQKRLVDAMKTTGLK
- a CDS encoding glycoside hydrolase family 172 protein; translation: MYGDYGSSLRDLPRLRSSRRRRASSWDRSGGNDDRLTVRPGETAVLADLTGPGSINHIWCTVARDTAWGPDEAEGDYLRKLVLKITWDDQPGPSVLVPLGDFFGVGFGKTVNFVSAPLQMSPQDGKGFNSWFHMPFGSRARVELISELSEVPVFFYFYIDYELFDGAQDDLGYFHASWHRQNPTDGQPQGDETLRQYQVEGTNLDGAGNYVILDAEGKGHYVGCVVNVRNLRDSAEWNWYGEGDDMIFIDGEPFPPSLHGTGTEDYFNTAWCPSESYSAPYHGITLPGGPNWSGEISLYRFHIEDPITFERSIRVTVEHGHANKRSDDWSSVAYWYQTLPGKPLALLPVSARL
- the dapD gene encoding 2,3,4,5-tetrahydropyridine-2,6-dicarboxylate N-succinyltransferase; this encodes MTETPATQAWGFGLATVTASGTVLDVWYPAPELGAAPADAKAAAELIAAEGNDDLRRVRRVVVRAEITLDAAPADTADAYLRLHLLSHRLVRPHGVNLDGIFGALPNNAWTSHGPVPVEDVEQVRLRARAAGYHLSVTSVDKFPRMTDYVVPAGVRIADADRVRLGAHLASGTTVMHEGFVNFNAGTLGTSMVEGRIVAGVVVDDGSDIGAGASIMGTLSGGGKQVISIGKRCLLGANGGIGISLGDDCVVEAGLYVTAGTKVTLPDGSVVKARDLSGQPGLLYLRNSVTGAVEARPRQGEGITLNEALHANA
- a CDS encoding carbohydrate ABC transporter permease, with protein sequence MTKKRREALAAYAFLAPDVLGLLAFVAVPMVLAFGVAFFKVDGFGNYQYVGLANYQLMGSDDQLWSSLKITAIYVVTFVPIAFVISFALAMLVRNHFRGIGWVRSAFFLPHVVSLVVVALIWQFLLVDKRGAISRLLSPLGLGDVSFLGTPSLALGTYVVISVWFVMGYQMLVLLAGLKDVPKELEDAAQIDGASTWQRFRYVIWPLMRPTSFFVVVNSTIGAVTGLQAFDLVFVLTKGGPARATSTVVLYIYEQAFTFNNMGYAAALTTVVVALLVACTGLMFAFTKGGRFDED